Part of the Lysobacter enzymogenes genome is shown below.
ACGGCGCGGCCAGTTCGTGGTCTACAAGCTGGTGCCCGACAGCCTGGTCAACACGCTGACCCAGTTCGCGTTCGAAATCTGCCCGGTCGGCGGCCCGCTCAAGCGCGAAAGCCGGCGCGCGGCGCGCAAGGCGACGGCAAGCAAGTAAGCCGGACAGTCCGCGTCGAACGCGCCTTCATTCTTCGCGTTCGAAGCGCTCGATTTCCTCCAGCAGCGCCTGCGCGCGGCGCAGGCTGACGCCGGAAACGCCGTCTTCCACCGCCTTGGCCAGGCGCGGACGCTGCGGCTGGCGCGACCAGTGCAGGAACCCGAGGCTGGCGAGCAGCCCGGCCGCGCCGACCGCGCCGCCGATGGCGAACAGCGCGGGCGCATTGCGGTACAGGTCGGCGCCGAACAGGCTCATCAGGATCGCGGCCAGCACCGGCATCCACAGCAGCCACCACGCCAGCCCCACGCCCAGGCCGCCGCGCACGTAGGCCGTGCGCAGGTCGGCGAGCCGGCGCTGCAGGGTCAGCACCGGCGCGGCGTAGTCGATCGCGGCGACGCGCGCCTGCACCCAGGCGCCGCAGCCGATCAGGGCGATGCCGTAGCACTGCAGGATCAGGCCGAACGCGATCAGGTGCGCGGCCTGCGCATGCGCCGACCAGAACAGCGCGCCCCAGACCGTCAGCAGCACGCCGGCCGCCATCTGCAAGGCCTGTCCCCATACCAGCGGGCGCAGCCCGGAGCGCAGGCGCCGGCCGCGTTCCTCGCGCAGCCGCAACCGTTCCGACCGGTGCTGGCGGTCGAGCTTGCGCCCGAGTTCCTGCCAAACCTGCTTGAGTTCGTCGAGTTCCATCGTCAGTGCGCTCATGGCTGGGTCGCGTGTGGGGGAGGGGATGTCAGTCGGCCAGCGCGGCGCGCAGGCGCTGCTTGAGCCGGCCGATCTTGGTGGCGACGTTGCTTTCGCTGAGGCCGAGCACTTCGGCGATTTCGCGATGGCCGCGGTCTTCCAGGTAAAGCAGCAGCAAGGCGCGGTCCAGCGGCGGCTGCTGCGCGATCAGGCGCTGCAACAGCTGCAGGCGCTGCGCGGTCTCGGCGCTGTCGCCGTCGTCGGCGGGCAGCGCGTGCAGGTCTTCGTCCAGCGCCAGCGCGTCGTGGCGGCGGCTGCGTTCGCGCAGATGCGAGATCGCCACGTTCAATGCGATGCGGTACATCCAGGTCGAGAAACTGCGCTGCGGGTCGTAGCCGGGAAACGCGCGCCACAGCTGCGCGGCGATGTCCTGGGCCAGGTCGGCGCGTTCGTCCTCGCCGCGGGCGTAGCCGGCGGCGACCTTGTAGACGATGCCGCGGTGCGCTTCGAGCAGGGCTTCGAAGCGCCGCTGCCGCGCCGCCGTGCCGTCCCCGCGTTCGCCTTGCGCCGCTGCCATCGTGCCGGTCCGTTGGATGTCCATGCCCGGGTGATTCGCGCCCCGGGGCGAATCATCACACCTGCGGCGACGAACGGACGCATGCGGTACAGGCGCGGACCGGCCCGGGCCGTCGCGCGCCGGCCGGGCGGCGCGGGTTCAGGCCGCCGCGGCGGTTTCGGCGCGGTGGCGGTAGAACTGCAGGATGGTGTCGCTGAAGTCGCCGATCAGCCAGCGCGCCAGCGGCGCGGCGTACCAGTTGAAGCCGGTGCTGACCCGATAGTCCATGCGGATGCGCAGTTCGGTGGCGGCGCCATGCGGGACCAGGGTGTAGCGGGTGCCGGTGAGGTCGAAGTAGCGGCCGCCGATCTCGACGTGGTCGTCGAGCGCGCCGGCCGGGATCGAATCCGGCGCGAACTGGTATTGCCACTGCACGTAACGCCCCGGCTGCCAGTCGGCCGAGCGCTGGCGGAAGTGGATGCCCTTGCCCATGCGCACTTCGCGGGTGAGGCCCGCGGCGTCCTCGTGGGTCAGCCCGGCCAGCGGCGTGGGCACGCCGATGCGGTACATCCAGGCGCGGTCGACCTCGGCGGCGCGGATGTGGTCGGCGTCGAGCAACTGCCGCCACACCGTCTCCGGCGCAGCCTGGACCAGGACGCTGCGTTCGACCCGATCGATCCGCGACGGCTCGTCGTGGCCGACGCCGAACAAGGTCAGCACGACCGGCAGGAACGCCAGGCTGTAGACCGTCGGCGTCTTCGACCAGCCGGCCCAGCGGCACAGCGCGCCCATCAGCATGCCGCCGATCGAGCCGAGCAGGGCGTACAGCGGAAAGATCAGCGCCACGCAGATCGCGCCTTCGAGCACGAACAGCATCGCTCCGGCCATGCACAGGCCGACGCTGAGCCACGGCGCGAAGAAGTGGTAGCGCAGCCCGCGCGCTTGCCGGCGCTCGGCGAGGTAGACCGTGACCGCGCCGATGACGACCGGCGCGATCAGGATGAAGACCACGAGCATCGGCGCCCAGGCGCTGCCGGGCGCGCCGTTGAAGATCAGGCGTAACACCAGGCCGATCAGGGCGCCGCCGAAGACCGGCAAGAGCGCAGCGAAGGGGAGGTCGAAGCGGCGCATTTTCGCTGCCCGCGCGGCGTAGGCGGCCTGGGCGTCGGGCGGCAGCGGCGGCGGTTCGGCGGGCGACGGGGCGGGCGGGTTCGGCTCGGAGTTCGGGTCGTTCATCGGCTCGGGATCGATTGCAGGGAAACGGGAGCGTTCGCAGGCGACAGCGCGGCGTCGAGACAATGCAGCTCCTCGCGCGGCGGCAGGTGTTCGGGCAGGCGCAGCGCGCTGACCAGCCCGGCCCGCTCCAGCGCGCGCAGCAGCCACCAGCCCGGATCCCATTCGCCCGGATACAGCCCGAGCCGCGCCGAACCCGGAAACGCGTGGTGGTTGTTGTGCCAGCACTCGCCCATCGTCAGCAGCGAGGCGAAGCGCACGTTGCGGCCCTGCACCGCGGCGCCGCGCACTTCGTGGTGCATGCCGCCGTGGTTGTGGGCGAAGTAGCCGATCAGCCAGTGGCCGAACACGCCCGCGGCGACCCGCGCGCACACGCCCCAGAACACCCAGCCCCAGCCGCCGATGGCGAAGAACGCGAGCGCCCACGGCAGGTGTTGCCACATCCAGGTGCGTTGCAGGAAGCGGTAGACGCGGTCGTTCGCGATGCGCGGTTCCAGTTCGATCCGCGGCGGCGCGTCCAGGCGCAGTTCGCAGTGCAATTGCCACCACGCGTCCTGCAGCGGGCCGCGGCGGTGGGCGAGGTAGTCGTGACAGTGCGGCAGGCGCTGGGCGTAGTCGCGCAGGTCGTGAGTGCGCACCAGCCCGATCGGCCCGGCCAGGCCGACCTGCACGCCGCAGTACACCAGCAGGTATTCCAGCCATTTCGGGCAGGCGAAGCTGTCGTGGATCAGCTTGCGGTGCATGCCCAGCGAATGGCCGAGCAGCAGCACGGCCGCGGTGGAGACAGCGAACAGCGCGAACGCGGCCCAGCTGAAGGTCAGCGCGCCGCCGACCGCGGCGCCGAGCGCCATCGCGGTGAACCACAGCGAGCGCACCGGTTCCCACTTCACTCGGCCGGCGCTGACGCTGCGGATCGAATCGGCCAGGGCGGGGCGCGCGCGGACGCGATGGTCGCGCAGGCTGGCGGGCAAGGTGTCGTCGGAGCGAGGGTTCATGACCTGGGTCCTTGGCGCGCTGCATGGCCGGAGCGGCCCCGGCGCAGGCTCCTGCCGGCGCGTAATGCATGCATTCAGCAATTAACTAATTTGCTAAATCATTCTGCGCGGGTGCGGGCGGCGTCAAGCGGGCGCCGACGGGCGGTCGATGGAGGACGGGGGAGAAGGCAGGCGTTCGGACTCCCTCTCCCGCTTGCGGGAGAGGGCTGGGGTGAGGGCGCGCTTGCGCGGCCGCTGGTTCGGCAGCGCAGGAATGCAGTCAAGCGCGCGATGCAGATCGCGAAGCACGCGCAACAGCGCAGAACGGCGAGCCGCCGCTGGTGACCCGCCCCGCCTCGCGTCGGAACCGCCGCGGCCCCTCAGCCGTACTCGATCGCCAGCACTTCCACCGCGATGTCGCCGGCCGGCCGCTTCCACACCACGCTGTCGCCCACGCGCGCGCCGTGCAGCGCGCGCGCCAGCGGCGAGACCCAGCTGATCAGGCCGCGCTCGGGATCGGCCTCGTCCTCGCCGACGATGCGGTAGCGATACTCGCGCTCGTCGTCGTCGGACATCTCCACGCGCGCGCCGAACGCGACCCGGTCGGCGGGCTGGCGCTCGGGCGCGATCGTGATCGCGCCGAGAATGCGCGCCTGCAGCCAGCGGATCTCGCGCTGCACGTGCGCGCGCTCCAGGCGCGCGCCGACCGCCTCGCGCTCGACCGCGCGGTCCAGCGCCTGCAACTCCCGCCCGGCCTCGTTCAAGCGCGCGCGCAGCAGCATCATGCCGCGCGGGGTGACGTAGTTGGGGTGTTCGCTGATCGGCAGTTCCGGCAGCGCGCCGGGATCGGATTCGCCGTCGCCCTCCCTGACGAAGGCGCGGCTCATGCGGGGGCGGGCAAGACAGACATCGGCCGAAGGTAAGACAGCCAACGTTGTCACAAGGTGAGCGCGAACGGGTGCGCGCTTTGCCGGATTTGCCGGCTGGCCGATTCAGCCGACGAAGTCGTACAGGCGGTAGATCCACGACAGCTGATACAGCAGGCCGGCGAGCGCGAAGGTCGCGTGGAAGCGCTCGTTGCGGGTGCGCATGGCAATCAGGCACAGCGCGAAGTAGGCGAGGTTGCGCAGCGGATATTCCAGGCCGAAGGCTTCGAAGTAGCGCTTGCCCTTGATCAGGGTGTCGCCGAAGTCGATCGCGTACGACAGCGCCATGATTCCGAACAGCCAATGCCGGCGCGAATAGAAGTAATCGCGCCAATCCTGGTAGTCGCGGATGTCGTCGGGGAACAGCAGCGTGCACAGCACGAACAGCACCACCACGTAGCCGATCAGGAACGAGAACGCGAGGAAGCTCCAGCGTTCGACGTGGATGAGGCTGAACTCCCACCACCAACCGAAGCCGCGTCGCCCTGCCGCCGCCGCCGAAGCCCTAAAACCCCGAGCCCTAAAACCCAAACCCCGCAGGCCCCCGCACCTCCGGCGCCCGAACCCAGAGTCCCAACACCAGCCGAACCTGCGATCATGGCGCATGGATTCCAACACCCCCGCGGCCCCCGCCGCCCCGGCCGCGGCCGGTTTCGACACCCTTTCCCTCAGCCCGGCCCTGCTCCAGGGCGTGGCCGCGCTCGGCTACACCGCCATGACCCCGGTGCAGGCGCGCGCGCTGCCGGCGATCCTCGACGGCCGCGACGTGCTCGCCCAGGCCCCGACCGGCAGCGGCAAGACCGCGGCGTTCGGCCTGGGCCTGCTGCACCGGCTCGACCCGGCGGCGATCCGCACCCAGGCGCTGGTGCTGTGCCCGACCCGCGAGCTGGCCGATCAGGTCGGCCAGCAGCTGCGCAAGCTCGCCTTCGCCGTCGCCAACCTCAAGGTCTCGGTGCTGTGCGGCGGCATGCCGCTGGGGCCGCAGTTGGCTTCGCTGGAACACCCGCCGCACGTCGCCGTCGGCACGCCGGGGCGCCTGCAGGAACTGCTGCGCCACGGCGCGCTGAAGCTCGACGGCCTGCGCACGCTGGTGTTCGACGAAGCCGACCGGATGTTCGACATGGGCTTCGAGGACGCGGTGCGCGAGATCGTGCGCAAGACGCCGAAGACCCGCCAGGGCCTGCTGTTCTCGGCCACCTTCCCCGATGCGATCCGCGAGCTGGGCCGCAACGCCTTGCGCGATCCGGTCGAGGTCACGGTCGAGGGCGGCGCTTCGGCGCCGCGCATCGAACAGTATTTCTACGAAGTCGAAGCCGGGCGCAAGACGCCGCTGCTCGGCGCGCTGTTGCTCGAATACCGGCCCGAGTCGTGTGTGGTGTTCTGCAACATGCGCAAGGACACCGAGGAAGTGGTCGGTTCGCTCGAACACTACGGCTTCACCGCGCTGGCCCTGCACGGCGAGATGGAGCAGCGCGACCGCGACGAAGTGCTGGTGCGCTTCGCCAACCGCAGCTGCAACGTGCTGGTCGCCAGCGACGTGGCCG
Proteins encoded:
- a CDS encoding SRPBCC family protein, whose amino-acid sequence is MNDPNSEPNPPAPSPAEPPPLPPDAQAAYAARAAKMRRFDLPFAALLPVFGGALIGLVLRLIFNGAPGSAWAPMLVVFILIAPVVIGAVTVYLAERRQARGLRYHFFAPWLSVGLCMAGAMLFVLEGAICVALIFPLYALLGSIGGMLMGALCRWAGWSKTPTVYSLAFLPVVLTLFGVGHDEPSRIDRVERSVLVQAAPETVWRQLLDADHIRAAEVDRAWMYRIGVPTPLAGLTHEDAAGLTREVRMGKGIHFRQRSADWQPGRYVQWQYQFAPDSIPAGALDDHVEIGGRYFDLTGTRYTLVPHGAATELRIRMDYRVSTGFNWYAAPLARWLIGDFSDTILQFYRHRAETAAAA
- a CDS encoding GreA/GreB family elongation factor; this encodes MSRAFVREGDGESDPGALPELPISEHPNYVTPRGMMLLRARLNEAGRELQALDRAVEREAVGARLERAHVQREIRWLQARILGAITIAPERQPADRVAFGARVEMSDDDEREYRYRIVGEDEADPERGLISWVSPLARALHGARVGDSVVWKRPAGDIAVEVLAIEYG
- a CDS encoding serine/threonine protein kinase, with product MSALTMELDELKQVWQELGRKLDRQHRSERLRLREERGRRLRSGLRPLVWGQALQMAAGVLLTVWGALFWSAHAQAAHLIAFGLILQCYGIALIGCGAWVQARVAAIDYAAPVLTLQRRLADLRTAYVRGGLGVGLAWWLLWMPVLAAILMSLFGADLYRNAPALFAIGGAVGAAGLLASLGFLHWSRQPQRPRLAKAVEDGVSGVSLRRAQALLEEIERFEREE
- a CDS encoding acyl-CoA desaturase, whose translation is MNPRSDDTLPASLRDHRVRARPALADSIRSVSAGRVKWEPVRSLWFTAMALGAAVGGALTFSWAAFALFAVSTAAVLLLGHSLGMHRKLIHDSFACPKWLEYLLVYCGVQVGLAGPIGLVRTHDLRDYAQRLPHCHDYLAHRRGPLQDAWWQLHCELRLDAPPRIELEPRIANDRVYRFLQRTWMWQHLPWALAFFAIGGWGWVFWGVCARVAAGVFGHWLIGYFAHNHGGMHHEVRGAAVQGRNVRFASLLTMGECWHNNHHAFPGSARLGLYPGEWDPGWWLLRALERAGLVSALRLPEHLPPREELHCLDAALSPANAPVSLQSIPSR
- a CDS encoding RNA polymerase sigma factor, translating into MLEAHRGIVYKVAAGYARGEDERADLAQDIAAQLWRAFPGYDPQRSFSTWMYRIALNVAISHLRERSRRHDALALDEDLHALPADDGDSAETAQRLQLLQRLIAQQPPLDRALLLLYLEDRGHREIAEVLGLSESNVATKIGRLKQRLRAALAD
- the dbpA gene encoding ATP-dependent RNA helicase DbpA, with amino-acid sequence MDSNTPAAPAAPAAAGFDTLSLSPALLQGVAALGYTAMTPVQARALPAILDGRDVLAQAPTGSGKTAAFGLGLLHRLDPAAIRTQALVLCPTRELADQVGQQLRKLAFAVANLKVSVLCGGMPLGPQLASLEHPPHVAVGTPGRLQELLRHGALKLDGLRTLVFDEADRMFDMGFEDAVREIVRKTPKTRQGLLFSATFPDAIRELGRNALRDPVEVTVEGGASAPRIEQYFYEVEAGRKTPLLGALLLEYRPESCVVFCNMRKDTEEVVGSLEHYGFTALALHGEMEQRDRDEVLVRFANRSCNVLVASDVAARGLDVEDLGAVVNYDLPTDPDVYVHRIGRTGRAGRGGVALSLCGPRENARAEQIAERMGAPLQWRSAQPLGGKARNAPAAPMATLRIDAGKTDKLRPGDILGALTGEAGLKAEAVGKINVFATRSYVAVARGQAAAALARLREGKIKGRKFRVNRL